The sequence below is a genomic window from Providencia rettgeri.
ACCGACCAAACGGCCACCGGTATAACCGATTAATAGAGGGAGTAAATAGGTGATCATAGGACCAACAAGTTGAGCTAATGTCTCATTAGGCCACCAGCCCGTTGGGATAAATAACGCGGTAATTAATCCCCAAGCGATGAAAGCACCGATATTAGGCATAACCATATTACTGAGGAAACGCCCAAAATTCTGTACCTTTAATTTGATATTTGATGTTACCATGATAGAACCCCGTGGTACGAGAATGATAAAGTTGTAACGTTATCGCCAAATAACGTCTGTGATTTTTTCAACTCTTTCACTCTAGCATGAGCTTTATCAGATCCGCACCACGTGGGCCTTTATGTGAACAAGATCACTATTAGCCCCCGACTTACCCCACCTTTATATTGATGAAGATCACATAAAAATCATGTTACTAAATTACATTGCTCTTTTTTCACACAAAAAAACCATTTTTAGTGATGTTAGTCACAGTTTAAAACTCGTTATTTATCTTCAATTAGTGAAGAACATCACAATTTATTTTCTATTTATCTTTTTTATCCTGTGGACTGATATCAATTATCCAACTGTACAAATCACTTTTTATATTTTGTAATAAAATTACTAAACGCACTTTCTTCATTTTTCTTTGCATGCTGCAATAAATCACATTATCGTCTTTCGTAGTCAATGCCTGTTATTGCTATGTGAAAACTTCATTTTCTATTTCATTATTACTACCGTCTTTTTGCGATAATCTTAAACTGAATTAACGACAACGTATTATTATCAATACATTATTTAACCTTGCTTAGTCTGGTCTTCACCGATAAATTACCTCTAATTTTCTTAATTAAAATGTGAATATCATGACGTTAACCATTATTGTTTTTCTTTTGGTTTATATTGCGATGGGCTTTGGTAAGCTACCCGGCTTTAAAGTTGATAGAACTGGCGCTGCGGTTATTGGTGCCCTAGCTATGATGGCTATTGGTAGTATTACCCCTCCTCATGCATGGAATGCTATCGATTACCGAACGATTGGGATGTTATTCGGGCTTATGGTTGTTTCAGCTTCTTTTGTTGTGTCTGGTTTTTATAGCTGGACCGCAAATAAAGTCGCAATGCTAAAAGTTTCGCCCCCTATATTACTCGCTGTTTTAATTCTTGTTGGTGGCTTTCTTTCCGCATTGCTCACGAATGATGTTGTTGTTGTCGCGATGACTCCATTATTAGTATCAATTAGTTTATCTCGCGGTTTAAACCCAATTCCTTTTTTACTTGGCTTTTGTTTCGCAGCGAATAACGGAGCTGCAGGTTCATTAATTGGTAGCCCACAAAATATGATCGCAGCACAAGGGCTTGATATCTCGTTTGTTGGCTTATTACAGGCATCAGCAATACCAGCCCTACTTTCCTTACCATTAACATGGTTAGTACTCGTTTGGTTATATCGTCATCGTTGGTATTTGACTAAAGAAAATACGCTCTCAACTCCCCCTAAATCAACCCAAGAAACATTAGATGTCTGGGAGACAGCAAAAGCAGGTGTCATTACTTTCGCAGTCATCATTACCTTTATTGTGACTGATATTCCTAAAGAACTTATTGCATTAACGGCTGCTGGATTTTTATTATTAAATCGATCTATTGCCTCGAGTGATATGCTTAAACTCGTTGATGGTAATCTTTTATTACTCATCATGGGGCTATTTGTTGTCAATGCCGCTTTTGCTGCCACGGGAC
It includes:
- a CDS encoding SLC13 family permease, whose translation is MTLTIIVFLLVYIAMGFGKLPGFKVDRTGAAVIGALAMMAIGSITPPHAWNAIDYRTIGMLFGLMVVSASFVVSGFYSWTANKVAMLKVSPPILLAVLILVGGFLSALLTNDVVVVAMTPLLVSISLSRGLNPIPFLLGFCFAANNGAAGSLIGSPQNMIAAQGLDISFVGLLQASAIPALLSLPLTWLVLVWLYRHRWYLTKENTLSTPPKSTQETLDVWETAKAGVITFAVIITFIVTDIPKELIALTAAGFLLLNRSIASSDMLKLVDGNLLLLIMGLFVVNAAFAATGLPQQLLTDLRNYGVDLNNPLALFLVTGVLSTIVGNNPSVMLLVPFLTPEGNADSLGAALVLGSGFSSNLLVFGSLAGIIVVEQSAAYGVKISFGEFSKSGGIVALLCMLLAAAWILLAL